One Rosa chinensis cultivar Old Blush chromosome 3, RchiOBHm-V2, whole genome shotgun sequence DNA window includes the following coding sequences:
- the LOC112192526 gene encoding myosin-binding protein 3 isoform X2, producing MEANKFATMLKRKSPRFVLVLVYAVLEWVLLILLLLNSFFSYLITKFANYFGLKPPCPWCSSRVEHMLEPQKSYSDLVCEIHANEISKLGYCLNHKRLAESHSMCGNCFSSQPNCRENSTQSRMDLISLLGDKYQKKPSICSCCSKSFNTKLSPLSLEYAHKGDSNIEAVHDDNNEGTTKPDSMSVHSENGYEMETTSSLRDTTAEENCRNESKKLVHQSSNATTIEYCCLQEDHSLDTTPLPSESGMVCDLGCSLIPTDLIDFSTTIDEGLINSLKDQEHHDHEQGSFDSKSKIELEDQLSREAALLMVTKSGANTSNGGLKSLEMAKGFTDASSIEQVEKRNLELVGMLCDDLVTAPEAQTSFVDTEQLTNTKEPNDPPECEEERILAVISRNLSNTKGSHHAADQPQAHKDSSLPFLEISNVPAHSDVGTGPTGKSVLQDKTSRTKNAQEVNHFCMCSEPSEPEEERLVCGQNCINTIHYLYKKPNGNGECGADDGSVASVTNGGEPVTTVEELKAALKAESKALSALYSELEEERSASAVAANQTMAMITRLQEEKAAMQMEALQYQRMMEEQSEYDQEALQLLNELMNKMEREKQELEKELEIYQKKVLDYEEKEKIRVMSRIKYGSMRSRNSSASCSQSWDSDALSIDLNCEARDEDSSFPQECSNNTNNPDDAEALSLEEMALDCVKQMSILDNSLAGFQEERLSVLDQLKALEDRLVVLSENENCSQDANLVENCSNYSTKNIEENHDFSSPEEKQISDEKITLASMAKRLLPLLGVAAEDNETEAGLTNEKQVRTESIAMHNSVTNSELHDTRIAIEEEVDHVYERLQALEKSNLEKGMDLLQESLQHLRDLRDVELCIRNINVPVDEAAGA from the exons ATGGAGGCCAATAAGTTTGCAACCATGTTGAAGAGGAAAAGTCCCAGGTTCGTTCTAGTTCTAGTCTATGCAGTCCTCGAATGGGTGCTGTTAATACTCCTCCTGCTCAACTCTTTTTTCAGTTACTTGATCACAAAGTTTGCCAACTATTTTGGCCTCAAACCACCTTGTCCCTGGTGTTCTTCTAGAGTTGAGCACATGTTGGAACCACAAAAGTCTTACTCAGATCTTGTATGTGAGATCCATGCCAATGAGATATCTAAACTGGGTTACTGTCTCAATCATAAAAGACTGGCTGAATCACATAGTATGTGTGGGAACTGCTTTTCTTCTCAACCAAATTGCAGAGAAAATTCTACTCAAAGTAGGATGGATTTGATTTCATTGCTGGGTGACAAATATCAGAAGAAACCTTCCATCTGTTCTTGCTGCAGTAAGAGCTTCAACACCAAACTCTCTCCTCTTTCATTGGAGTATGCTCACAAAGGAGATTCAAATATAGAAGCAGTGCATGATGACAACAATGAAGGCACAACCAAACCTGATAGCATGTCAGTCCACAGCGAAAATGGCTATGAGATGGAGACAACTTCTAGCTTAAGAGACACTACTGCAGAAGAAAACTGTCGAAATGAAAGTAAGAAACTTGTCCATCAATCTTCCAATGCTACTACCATTGAGTACTGTTGCCTTCAAGAAGATCACTCTCTTGACACTACCCCCCTTCCTTCTGAGAGTGGTATGGTCTGTGATCTTGGTTGCAGCCTGATTCCTactgatttgattgatttttcaaCTACAATAGACGAAGGACTCATAAACAGCTTAAAAGATCAGGAACATCATGATCATGAACAAGGAAGTTTTGATTCCAAGTCAAAGATTGAATTGGAAGATCAACTCTCACGGGAAGCAGCATTACTCATGGTAACTAAGAGTGGAGCAAATACAAGTAATGGAGGACTTAAGAGCTTGGAGATGGCCAAGGGATTTACTGATGCTTCATCTATTGAACAAGTGGAAAAGCGAAATCTAGAGTTGGTTGGCATGCTATGTGATGATTTGGTCACTGCTCCAGAAGCTCAAACTTCGTTCGTTGACACTGAACAACTAACAAATACCAAAGAACCTAACGATCCACCAG AatgtgaagaagagagaatttTGGCCGTCATTTCAAGAAATCTGTCAAACACAAAAGGGTCACACCATGCAGCCGATCAGCCTCAAGCTCACAAGGATTCTTCACTGCCATTCCTTGAAATATCCAATGTGCCAGCTCACAGTGATGTCG GTACAGGGCCTACAGGAAAATCAGTGTTGCAAGACAAAACAAGTAGAACTAAAAATGCTCAAGAAGTCAACCATTTTTGCATGTGTTCAGAGCCTAGTGAACCTGAGGAAGAGAGGTTGGTATGCGGACAAAATTGTATAAACACTATCCATTACTTGTACAAAAAGCCGAATGGAAATGGAGAATGTGGGGCAGATGATGGGAGTGTGGCAAGTGTGACGAATGGTGGAGAACCTGTAACAACCGTTGAAGAGCTCAAAGCAGCATTGAAGGCTGAAAGTAAAGCTTTAAGTGCTTTATATTCAGAACTAGAGGAAGAGAGAAGTGCGTCTGCAGTagctgccaaccagactatggCTATGATAACAAGGCTTCAAGAAGAGAAGGCAGCAATGCAGATGGAGGCATTGCAATATCAGAGAATGATGGAAGAACAATCTGAGTATGATCAGGAAGCCTTGCAACTTTTGAATGAGTTGATGAACAAAATGGAGAGGGAAAAACAAGAGCTAGAGAAAGAATTGGAAATATATCAGAAGAAAGTCCTGGATTATGAGGAAAAAGAGAAGATAAGGGTCATGAGCAGAATCAAATATGGAAGTATGAGAAGTAGAAATTCTTCTGCTTCCTGCAGCCAATCTTGGGATAGTGATGCGCTATCCATTGATCTCAATTGTGAAGCAAGGGATGAAGATAGTTCTTTCCCTCAAGAATGCAGTAACAACACCAATAATCCAGATGATGCagaagctctaagcttggaagAAATGGCTCTGGATTGTGTTAAGCAGATGAGCATTCTTGATAACTCATTGGCAGGCTTCCAGGAAGAGAGGTTGTCAGTTCTGGATCAGCTTAAAGCATTGGAAGATAGGCTAGTAGTGTTGAGTGAAAATGAGAACTGCTCTCAGGATGCTAATTTAGTCGAGAATTGCTCAAACTACAGTACCAAAAACATTGAAGAAAATCATGATTTCAGCAGtccagaagaaaaacaaatatcagATGAGAAAATAACATTGGCTTCCATGGCAAAGAGGCTTCTTCCACTTTTGGGTGTAGCAGCTGAGGATAATGAAACTGAAGCAGGTTTAACAAATGAAAAACAAGTCAGAACTGAATCTATTGCAATGCATAACTCGGTGACGAATTCTGAATTGCATGATACCAGAATAGCCATTGAGGAGGAGGTGGATCATGTTTATGAGAGGCTACAAGCTCTTGAAAAAAGTAATTTGGAGAAGGGGATGGATCTTCTTCAAGAGAGCTTGCAACATCTCCGGGATTTGAGGGATGTTGAACTCTGCATAAGAAACATTAATGTTCCTGTGGATGAAGCTGCAG GTGCATAA
- the LOC112192526 gene encoding myosin-binding protein 3 isoform X1 — translation MEANKFATMLKRKSPRFVLVLVYAVLEWVLLILLLLNSFFSYLITKFANYFGLKPPCPWCSSRVEHMLEPQKSYSDLVCEIHANEISKLGYCLNHKRLAESHSMCGNCFSSQPNCRENSTQSRMDLISLLGDKYQKKPSICSCCSKSFNTKLSPLSLEYAHKGDSNIEAVHDDNNEGTTKPDSMSVHSENGYEMETTSSLRDTTAEENCRNESKKLVHQSSNATTIEYCCLQEDHSLDTTPLPSESGMVCDLGCSLIPTDLIDFSTTIDEGLINSLKDQEHHDHEQGSFDSKSKIELEDQLSREAALLMVTKSGANTSNGGLKSLEMAKGFTDASSIEQVEKRNLELVGMLCDDLVTAPEAQTSFVDTEQLTNTKEPNDPPECEEERILAVISRNLSNTKGSHHAADQPQAHKDSSLPFLEISNVPAHSDVGTGPTGKSVLQDKTSRTKNAQEVNHFCMCSEPSEPEEERLVCGQNCINTIHYLYKKPNGNGECGADDGSVASVTNGGEPVTTVEELKAALKAESKALSALYSELEEERSASAVAANQTMAMITRLQEEKAAMQMEALQYQRMMEEQSEYDQEALQLLNELMNKMEREKQELEKELEIYQKKVLDYEEKEKIRVMSRIKYGSMRSRNSSASCSQSWDSDALSIDLNCEARDEDSSFPQECSNNTNNPDDAEALSLEEMALDCVKQMSILDNSLAGFQEERLSVLDQLKALEDRLVVLSENENCSQDANLVENCSNYSTKNIEENHDFSSPEEKQISDEKITLASMAKRLLPLLGVAAEDNETEAGLTNEKQVRTESIAMHNSVTNSELHDTRIAIEEEVDHVYERLQALEKSNLEKGMDLLQESLQHLRDLRDVELCIRNINVPVDEAAGN, via the exons ATGGAGGCCAATAAGTTTGCAACCATGTTGAAGAGGAAAAGTCCCAGGTTCGTTCTAGTTCTAGTCTATGCAGTCCTCGAATGGGTGCTGTTAATACTCCTCCTGCTCAACTCTTTTTTCAGTTACTTGATCACAAAGTTTGCCAACTATTTTGGCCTCAAACCACCTTGTCCCTGGTGTTCTTCTAGAGTTGAGCACATGTTGGAACCACAAAAGTCTTACTCAGATCTTGTATGTGAGATCCATGCCAATGAGATATCTAAACTGGGTTACTGTCTCAATCATAAAAGACTGGCTGAATCACATAGTATGTGTGGGAACTGCTTTTCTTCTCAACCAAATTGCAGAGAAAATTCTACTCAAAGTAGGATGGATTTGATTTCATTGCTGGGTGACAAATATCAGAAGAAACCTTCCATCTGTTCTTGCTGCAGTAAGAGCTTCAACACCAAACTCTCTCCTCTTTCATTGGAGTATGCTCACAAAGGAGATTCAAATATAGAAGCAGTGCATGATGACAACAATGAAGGCACAACCAAACCTGATAGCATGTCAGTCCACAGCGAAAATGGCTATGAGATGGAGACAACTTCTAGCTTAAGAGACACTACTGCAGAAGAAAACTGTCGAAATGAAAGTAAGAAACTTGTCCATCAATCTTCCAATGCTACTACCATTGAGTACTGTTGCCTTCAAGAAGATCACTCTCTTGACACTACCCCCCTTCCTTCTGAGAGTGGTATGGTCTGTGATCTTGGTTGCAGCCTGATTCCTactgatttgattgatttttcaaCTACAATAGACGAAGGACTCATAAACAGCTTAAAAGATCAGGAACATCATGATCATGAACAAGGAAGTTTTGATTCCAAGTCAAAGATTGAATTGGAAGATCAACTCTCACGGGAAGCAGCATTACTCATGGTAACTAAGAGTGGAGCAAATACAAGTAATGGAGGACTTAAGAGCTTGGAGATGGCCAAGGGATTTACTGATGCTTCATCTATTGAACAAGTGGAAAAGCGAAATCTAGAGTTGGTTGGCATGCTATGTGATGATTTGGTCACTGCTCCAGAAGCTCAAACTTCGTTCGTTGACACTGAACAACTAACAAATACCAAAGAACCTAACGATCCACCAG AatgtgaagaagagagaatttTGGCCGTCATTTCAAGAAATCTGTCAAACACAAAAGGGTCACACCATGCAGCCGATCAGCCTCAAGCTCACAAGGATTCTTCACTGCCATTCCTTGAAATATCCAATGTGCCAGCTCACAGTGATGTCG GTACAGGGCCTACAGGAAAATCAGTGTTGCAAGACAAAACAAGTAGAACTAAAAATGCTCAAGAAGTCAACCATTTTTGCATGTGTTCAGAGCCTAGTGAACCTGAGGAAGAGAGGTTGGTATGCGGACAAAATTGTATAAACACTATCCATTACTTGTACAAAAAGCCGAATGGAAATGGAGAATGTGGGGCAGATGATGGGAGTGTGGCAAGTGTGACGAATGGTGGAGAACCTGTAACAACCGTTGAAGAGCTCAAAGCAGCATTGAAGGCTGAAAGTAAAGCTTTAAGTGCTTTATATTCAGAACTAGAGGAAGAGAGAAGTGCGTCTGCAGTagctgccaaccagactatggCTATGATAACAAGGCTTCAAGAAGAGAAGGCAGCAATGCAGATGGAGGCATTGCAATATCAGAGAATGATGGAAGAACAATCTGAGTATGATCAGGAAGCCTTGCAACTTTTGAATGAGTTGATGAACAAAATGGAGAGGGAAAAACAAGAGCTAGAGAAAGAATTGGAAATATATCAGAAGAAAGTCCTGGATTATGAGGAAAAAGAGAAGATAAGGGTCATGAGCAGAATCAAATATGGAAGTATGAGAAGTAGAAATTCTTCTGCTTCCTGCAGCCAATCTTGGGATAGTGATGCGCTATCCATTGATCTCAATTGTGAAGCAAGGGATGAAGATAGTTCTTTCCCTCAAGAATGCAGTAACAACACCAATAATCCAGATGATGCagaagctctaagcttggaagAAATGGCTCTGGATTGTGTTAAGCAGATGAGCATTCTTGATAACTCATTGGCAGGCTTCCAGGAAGAGAGGTTGTCAGTTCTGGATCAGCTTAAAGCATTGGAAGATAGGCTAGTAGTGTTGAGTGAAAATGAGAACTGCTCTCAGGATGCTAATTTAGTCGAGAATTGCTCAAACTACAGTACCAAAAACATTGAAGAAAATCATGATTTCAGCAGtccagaagaaaaacaaatatcagATGAGAAAATAACATTGGCTTCCATGGCAAAGAGGCTTCTTCCACTTTTGGGTGTAGCAGCTGAGGATAATGAAACTGAAGCAGGTTTAACAAATGAAAAACAAGTCAGAACTGAATCTATTGCAATGCATAACTCGGTGACGAATTCTGAATTGCATGATACCAGAATAGCCATTGAGGAGGAGGTGGATCATGTTTATGAGAGGCTACAAGCTCTTGAAAAAAGTAATTTGGAGAAGGGGATGGATCTTCTTCAAGAGAGCTTGCAACATCTCCGGGATTTGAGGGATGTTGAACTCTGCATAAGAAACATTAATGTTCCTGTGGATGAAGCTGCAGGTAATTGA